Genomic window (Actinomycetota bacterium):
GACATCCGCGCGTACAAAGAGCGCGGCGAGCGCTTCGCGATGCTCACCGCGTACGACGCTCCCTCGGCCCGGCTTCTCGAAGAAGCGGGCATCCCTGTTCTCCTCGTCGGAGACACCCTGGGCGAGGTCGTGCTGGGTCACACCTCGACCGTTCCCGTGACGATGGAGGACATGCTTCACCACACGGCGGCCGTCCGCCGCGGGTCCTCGAACTGCTTCGTCGTCGGCGACATGCCCTTCATGAGCTATCAGGCGTCGATGGAGGAGGGCATCCGCAACGCCGGCCGGTTCCTGAAAGAGGCCGGTGCGAATTCCGTGAAGCTGGAGGGCGGAGGCCGGATGGTCGATCTCGTGGCGCGGCTCACCGAGTCGGGGATCCCGGTGATGGGTCATCTCGGTCTCACGCCTCAATCGGTAAACCAGCTGGGCGGCCACCGGGTCCAGGGCCGAGACGCCGCGGACGCCCTGCGGATCGTGCAGGACGCGAAGGCGCTGGAGTCCGCCGGGGCGTTCGCCCTCGTGCTCGAGGCAGTGCCCGCTGACCTGGCGGCCGAGGTGACGCGGACGTTGACGATCCCGACCATCGGCATCGGCGCCGGACCAGAATGCGACGGCCAGGTCCTCGTGTGGCACGACTTCCTCGGGATCACTACCGGGAAGGCGCCCAAGTTCGTGAAGCGGTACGCGTCCCTGGCCGACGAGATCAAGGGCGCGGCCGCGAGGTTCGCTGAAGAGGTCGCGGCGGGAACCTATCCGGGGCCCGAGCACAGCTACCAGTAAGAGGACCGGCCCGCCGCGGTTGTGTCGGTAGCATCACAACCGATGGCGGAGACGAAGCGGTGCCCGAAGTGCGGCGGGCTGAATCCGGTGACCGCGGAGTGGTGTGGCCAGTGCTTGGACCGTTTCACGCCCAGGCGCGGCCCACTCAGCATGGTTCCGCCGCCTGTGACCGAGCCTGCGATCGCTCCTCCTCCGCCACCAGGTCCCGTTCAGGCCGTGCCTCGTCCGCCCGCCGTGGGCGTGTCGCACGGGGCCTTCACCGTGCGCGAGCACGGCGTGGTGTGGACCTGTTCCCGCTGCGAGACCGAGAACCCGCTCGACTCCCCGGCCTGTTCGGTGTGCGGGACCACGTTCGCGGAGGTCGTGCGTCCGAAGCCGGAGCGGCCTCAGCGCGACCCGGGGATGGCCGCCATGGTGTCGTTGTTCCTGCCCGGAGCCGGCCACGGGTACCTGGGGCTGTGGGGCCAGGCGGTGGCCCGAGCGGTGCTCAGCCTGTGGGTCCTCTTCGTCGTGCTCATCTCACTGCTGCAGCGGGGTCAGGCGGGTTCGGCTCTCATCTCGGTCGTCTTCGGGATCGCCGCGACGGGCTTGTGGGCCGCGGCCGCGCACGACGCTTATCGCGAAGCGCGGGACGAAGCAAGCCAGGTCCTCTTGAAGGGCAAGGTGTTCCTGTATCTCGTGCTGGGCCTGTTGGTCCTGCTGCTCGTGCTCCTGCTGTCGTCTGGGTTGCGAGCCCGCGGCTAGGGGAGGCGGGTGGCGGCTAGCGCGCCCGCCGGACCTCCCACCGCCCACGATCCTCCGCGGTATGCGGCGCCGGCGCGCCCCTCGCGGTCGAGCGCCAGCAATCCGGCGGTCGCCGTC
Coding sequences:
- the panB gene encoding 3-methyl-2-oxobutanoate hydroxymethyltransferase, which gives rise to MLTAYDAPSARLLEEAGIPVLLVGDTLGEVVLGHTSTVPVTMEDMLHHTAAVRRGSSNCFVVGDMPFMSYQASMEEGIRNAGRFLKEAGANSVKLEGGGRMVDLVARLTESGIPVMGHLGLTPQSVNQLGGHRVQGRDAADALRIVQDAKALESAGAFALVLEAVPADLAAEVTRTLTIPTIGIGAGPECDGQVLVWHDFLGITTGKAPKFVKRYASLADEIKGAAARFAEEVAAGTYPGPEHSYQ